The DNA region AGGGACGGAGCCAACGACGGCGTTGGGCGCGTCAGCCGAAACTGAGGTCGAGCCATTGCAGTCGGCCAAGGTTGTCGAAAGCTTGTTCGGAAATGGGTGGGCGTTCGATCCGGCCGGGCGGTGGATCTTTCTGCATCCTTTCGCTCAGAAATCTCTCGGTGTGACGCTCGACGATCTGAACGCATCGTTGAAAGAGGGGCACACCGCTTGGAAACGGTTGCTTCATCCGGAGGACTATGACCGGGTTGCCGCCGAGTGGCGTCGCTGCCTTGAGACCGGCGACGACTTCAACATTGAGTTTCGCTTTCGACGGGCGACCGGCCTTTATGCGTGGGCCAGAACGGCGGCGCGATCGTCGCGCGACAGCCAAGGTCGGATCACGGGATGGTATGGCATCGCGCTCGACAACGATGTCTACAAGAAGACGGTAGAGGCCTTGCGCGGCCGCGAACGGGAGCTCTCGCAACTTGTGGACATGGTCCCGAGCCATCTCTGGCGGCTGGCCCCGGATGGCGAGCCGATCTTCTTCAACAAGCGCATGGTGGACTTCCTCGGCTTCGATGCTGCCGGCACAGAGAGACCGAACGGGAGAGGGATAGAGGCGCTGATAGATGCCGTGCATCCGGATGACACGGCTGAGTTCAGAGAAAAGCTCGAGCGCTGCCTCGCGACCGGCGAGCCGTTTGCGATGAGATATCGTCTGCGCCGCGTCGATGGCATCTACCGGTGGATGTCGAGCGGTGCGGTGCCGATGCGCGGTGCCGACGGACAGATCGTGCAATGGTACGGCCTTTGCCACGATATTGATGATCAGATGTATGCCGAGGAGGGACTGAAGCGGAGCGAACGCGAGCTGCAGCAGCTTGTCGATGCCTTGCCAATCCACATCTGGAGTTGGACGCCCGACGGCAAGCTGGCCTACGTCAACAAGCGATCTTTAGAGGATCTCGGCATCTCCGGGGCGCATTTTGAAGACGTCACCAAGGTGGCACAAGAGCGGGTTCATCCGGAAGATGCCCCCGAAGTGCTGCGCAAATCGGTCGAGTGCCTCAAAACCGGCGCGCCCTTCGTCATGCGGTATCGCCGGCGCTGGAAGGGCGGCAACTATCGTTGGATAGAGGGGCGGTGCGACCCTCTGCGCGATCAAGACGGAGCGATCGTGCGCTGGTACCAGGTTTCCATCGATATCGACGATCAGATGCGGGCCGAAGAAAAGCTGCGGAACAGCAAGCGGCAACTGGAGCAAATGATCAGCGCCATACCCGTCAATGTCCTGAGCTTCGATCCTTCGGGCAAGATCACGTACACAAGCAAGCGCTATCTGGAGATGGTCGGTTCGCCGCTGGCGCACATTCAGGACTTCGATGCACTCGCCAAGGATCTCGCTCACCCTGAAGATTTTCCGACAATGCACCGGAAGGCAGCACATGGCTTCGCGACCGGCGAGCCTTTCGTGAACCGGTTTCGTCGGCGCGACATACATGGCGTCTATCGCTGGATAGAGGCGCGCGCGCAGCCGCTGCGCGATGAAGATGGTGCAATCGTGCAATGGTATATCGCTTCGATCGATCTCGAAGACGAGGTGCGCGCGCTGCAGGCCTTGCGCGAAAGCGAACGCTCGCTCCGGCAACTCGTCGAAACGCTGCCGGCGATGATCTACTGCGCGACGCCGGACGGCGAACCGACCTATCGCAGTCAGCTGCTCCGCGAATTCCTTGGGTTCGATGTTGATTACATGGATGGGTCGGGCAACTCACGTCTCGAATCGACGCTCAATTTTGTGATTCACCCCGACGATCTGGCAAGGATCAACGAAAAGTATGCGCACTCGCTGTCGACGGGTGAGCAGTATGCGGCGAGGCATCGCCTGCGGCGCTTTGATGGAAAGTGGCGATGGGTCGAGACGCGCGCCACGCCGCTGCGCGATTCCGAGGGGCACATTGTCCAATGGAACGGCGTCTGCCTGGACATCGACGGCGAGGTCAGAACGCAGGAAGAGTTGCGCTTGGCTCAGGAAAAGATGGCGCGCGCCAGTCAAGCGGCGAGCCTCGCCGAATTGTCGGCCTCAATTGCGCACGAGGTCAATCAACCGCTCGCCGCCGTTGTGGCAAACTCTCACGCGTGCCAGCGCTGGCTGACGATCGAACCACCGAATCTCGAACGCGCGCAAAGGACCGTGGAGCGCATCATTCGCGACGCGAACGCCGCTGCTGATGTCGTGAACCGAATTCGCGCGCTCTTCAAAAGATCGATGGAAGTCAGGAGTTCGACGGCCGTTGGCGAAATCATCATGGACGCATGCGGTCTCCTGGCCGAGGAGGCGCAGCGGCGTAGCGTGCGTGTGGACGTCGATATGGCGACGGATATTCCACCTCTCGCGTTGGACCGCGTGCAGATTCAACAGGTTCTGATCAACCTGATGCGCAACGGCATGGAGGCGATGGAGTCTAGCGCCGACACCAAGACGCTGGGTGTACGGGCGGGCAAAAACGGCAATGTTGTTCAGATCGAAGTGAGCGACCGCGGACGAGGAGTAGAGAACCCCGAGAAGATATTCGAGCCGTTCTTCACAACAAAAGAGAGTGGCATGGGAATGGGGCTGGCGATCTGCCGTTCGATTGTAGAATCGCATGGAGGCAAATTGCTGGTCGAAGACAACGACGACGGCGGGGCGACCTTCATTTTCACCTTGCCGATCGGGGCTTCGAGCGCGCCATGACGATGGGCGACCATATTGTCTACATTGTCGATGACGATGCGCGGATCCGCGAGGCGCTGAGCGAGCTGTTGGAGGCGCACGGCATACGCGCCGTTGCCTATGGGTCGGCGGGCGAATACGTGGAGGCCGACAAGCCCGATTTGCCGGCGAGCCTTATCCTCGACGTGGAGCTGCCTGATATCAATGGCCTCGAATTGCAGAAGCAGATCGGCGGCAGCGACCATCCACCGATCGTTTTCATTACCGGGCACGGCGATATCCCGTCGTCGGTACGCGCGATCAAGAGCGGCGCTGTCGACTTTCTGACCAAACCCTTCAGCGACGAAGATTTGCTAGCGGCCGTACGCACCTGCCTGTCGCAGGACCGGCATGCGCGGATTGAGCGCGCCGAGTTGACGAATATCCGGGAGCATTACGAGACGCTAACACCTCGCGAGCGGGACGTCCTGCCGCTGGTCGTCAGCGGCCTTCTCAACAAGCAAGCAGCGGCAGAGCTGGGCATCAGCGAGGTCATGCTCCAGGTCCATCGAAGGAATGTAATGCAGAAAATGGCGGCTGCCTCGCTCGCTGATCTCGTGCGCATGGCTGAGAAGCTCCAGATTCCGGTCACTCATTCGCGCCGCGCGGAGAGGAGCGACCGGTGAACAGTGGCAAAGGAACAGTTGCCGTCGTCGACGACGACATGAGGCTTCTGGAGTCGCTGGAGAACCTGCTCGAATCGGCCGGTTATTCGGTGCGCACGTTCGCCTCGGCCAAAGCGCTATTGGACGGCGGACTGTCGGAGATCGACTGCCTCATCACCGATATCGGCATGCCTGTCATAGACGGCTTCGAACTTCTCGATCTCGCGAAAAAGGCCCGGCCGGATCTGCCGGTATTCCTGATCACGGGCCGACATGAAATCGGCGATCAGAAGCGCGCGAATGCAAAGGACATCAGCGGTTTCTTTCGTAAGCCCTTTGACGGGCCCACTTTATTGGCAGCTCTCGGTGACGCCTTACGCGTAACAGTTGGAGATGACGATGACGGAGCAAGGTGAGGTTCGGAGAAAGACGCCGTCCAAGTCTGAGCGCAAGGGGGACGATCCGCTGGTCATTATCGTTGACGACGATCTCGCAGTTCGTGAGGCGCTTCAGGAGCTGCTTCTCTCGGCGGGAATGCAGCCGATGTGTTTTTCTTCGACGCGGGAGTTTCTCGAGGCCGATGTTCTTGACCTGCCCGGGTGTCTCATCCTCGATGTCCGCATGCCTGGCGCAAGCGGCCTCGATCTACAACGTCAACTGACGGATAAAGGGAGCACCAAGCCGATCATCTTCTTGACGGGCCACGGCGATATTCCGATGACTGTGCAGGCGATGAAGTCGGGCGCCGTCGATTTCCTGACCAAGCCGGTCCGGGATCAGACATTGTTGGATGCGGTAATTGCCGCGATCGAGCGCGATGCCGCCGACAGAGCCAGAGCCGCGGTCGTGCAGAGCACGGTCAGACGCCTTGAAACGCTCACGCCGCGCGAGCGGGAAGTGATGGCGGAGGTGGCGCGCGGACGGCTCAACAAACAGATAGCCTTCGATCTTGGCATCAGTGAAGTGACCGTGAAACTCCATCGGGGCAACGTCATGCGCAAGATGGAGGCTGCTTCGGTCGGCGAGCTCATTCGCGCCTGGGAGGTGCTGCCCGGCGACATCAAGGGGCGCGCAACTCAACCGTAAGCAAATCGAACGTGTCGAGGCACGATGGGGCTAAACCAATGATTAGGTCGCCCCATGCTTCGAGCCAATCGACCAGTCTCGATCGGGAGTGGAGTCTGAGCGCCATCAGGCGCCGGCTTGCCGCTCACAGATGGAGACTCGCATGAAGAGGTTTTCGAACAAGGTTGCCGTCATCACTGGCGGCAACAGTGGAATTGGCTTCGCCATTGCGCAAGCGTTGGTCGCAGAGGGCGCCGAGGTGGTGGTGGTCGGCCGTCGGGCGGATGCCGTGGAAGCCGCCGTCACGGCGCTCGGCGGTCGTGCGACCGGTCTTTCCGGCGATGTCAGCGATCTTGCGACGCACGATCGCGTCGCCGCGCTGGTGGCGGAGCGGTTCGGCGGCGCCGACATTTATGTTGCGAACGCAGGGATCAATCTCATCCAGGCCAGTCCCGAGGTCCGCCCCATGGATTTCGATGCGCAGTTCTTCACGAATGCGCGCGGCACGTTCTTTGGCGTACAAAAGATCGTACCAATGCTGCGCGACGGTGGCGCGATCCTGCTAACCAGTTCCATTGCCGCGCGTAAGGTGCTGGCGGGGCATGCGGTCTATGCCGGCAGCAAGGCAGCGGTGGAAGCTTTCGCCCGAAGCTGGGCACTAGAGCTCAAGGACAGGCGCATTCGCGTGAATGTGCTCAGCCCAGGGCCGACGGCCACGCCGATCATCAAGAAACTTGGTGTCGCGGCCGACGCTCTGCCTGACTTCGAGCGGCAAGTGGCCCAAACGATTCCGCTGGGGCGATTGGGCGAAGCCGAAGAGCTCGCGCGTGCTGCCATGTTCCTATTATCGGCCGATAGCACCTTCGTTACGGGGGTCAATCTCGCCGTCGATGGCGGCATCAGCCTTGTGTGACCGAGGCCAATTGAACGATGTCCTCCCCCCTCGGACCGGCGTCAGCGCCGGCCCGAGAGCCAGGCCGCGACGTTGAGAGCGTAGCGTTGCGTGTCGGCCAACGCTTCGGGAAAGCGCTGCATTCCGTCTCCCGGCGGCTCGGTCACGAAGCTCGGGCAACCCGACCGCGTGTCCCAGTTGTAGTCGGCGAAGTGATGAAAGGTACTCTGCGCGAGGCCGGGACCACCGTACTTGCCCGCCTCGAAGGCGACGGCGATGTTGAAGCGGGCGCCGGTGACCTTGCTCGTTCCTCGCACGATCACGCGCGCAGCTTCTCCCTCGGGCGCGCCGATCCCGCCTTCGTGCGGATGAGCGGGCAGGAAGCGGATCGCCCCTGTCGGTGATGTCTCGTTCGCGAGAATTGGGTGGGGCGGGCCGATAAGTTCTATCGCCTGATAATCGCCGTTCGCACCGGAGTGGAAGTTCGGCCAGGAGATGTGGCTCGTGAACGGATCGTCGATCTTGTGATGTGCCGGATCCGGGTCCGCATGGGTCGTGTGGAAGTAGTGCGCCTTGCCAATGCCGCCGAGTGTGCAGACGGAAGACCCGAGGTCCATGTGGTCGCGCGTGACCAGCAGCCCGCCGCCCCGCGCGCGGAACCGGGAGATCGCCGCGCAGTCTTCTGGCGTCAGCCCGTCACCGCTGTCGACGGCGAACAGCCACAACTGATCGACGTTGCCGGCATCGATCGTCGAGAGTATCGGATCGGGCCGCCCCGGCGGTTCGCGATCCCGCACTGTCACGTCATATAGCGTATTGCCCGCCTCATCGCGCGCGCTGCTCAGGAGCGCCGCAAGCCGACTGAACCGCTTGATCGACCAGTCATCCTCGGTTGTCGGAATCGTCGTCTGAAGCAGAATCCTTGTCGGTCTAGCGGCCATGGCGCTTTCTCCGTCCGTACTTGTCAGAATCAAAGGTCGCGCCGCAGCAGGGCGT from Pseudolabrys taiwanensis includes:
- a CDS encoding PAS domain-containing protein, which encodes MEPVLIQRRIVIAGAAAVVGTAAVWTTAAPFGLLAPLAALFLFARGGTIWMLHAAMSFGLMASVLVATLQTGYDGVTHAPASAWATFFAIALCIGAVVTTSAALASDGNLRLAAGNSARPITVAASSSRGGENLIHPDDRATAAHAAARAFWTGVPQVKRYRRLQADGSYRWTETRSEPGYSVSVDIDDVVTGTEPTTALGASAETEVEPLQSAKVVESLFGNGWAFDPAGRWIFLHPFAQKSLGVTLDDLNASLKEGHTAWKRLLHPEDYDRVAAEWRRCLETGDDFNIEFRFRRATGLYAWARTAARSSRDSQGRITGWYGIALDNDVYKKTVEALRGRERELSQLVDMVPSHLWRLAPDGEPIFFNKRMVDFLGFDAAGTERPNGRGIEALIDAVHPDDTAEFREKLERCLATGEPFAMRYRLRRVDGIYRWMSSGAVPMRGADGQIVQWYGLCHDIDDQMYAEEGLKRSERELQQLVDALPIHIWSWTPDGKLAYVNKRSLEDLGISGAHFEDVTKVAQERVHPEDAPEVLRKSVECLKTGAPFVMRYRRRWKGGNYRWIEGRCDPLRDQDGAIVRWYQVSIDIDDQMRAEEKLRNSKRQLEQMISAIPVNVLSFDPSGKITYTSKRYLEMVGSPLAHIQDFDALAKDLAHPEDFPTMHRKAAHGFATGEPFVNRFRRRDIHGVYRWIEARAQPLRDEDGAIVQWYIASIDLEDEVRALQALRESERSLRQLVETLPAMIYCATPDGEPTYRSQLLREFLGFDVDYMDGSGNSRLESTLNFVIHPDDLARINEKYAHSLSTGEQYAARHRLRRFDGKWRWVETRATPLRDSEGHIVQWNGVCLDIDGEVRTQEELRLAQEKMARASQAASLAELSASIAHEVNQPLAAVVANSHACQRWLTIEPPNLERAQRTVERIIRDANAAADVVNRIRALFKRSMEVRSSTAVGEIIMDACGLLAEEAQRRSVRVDVDMATDIPPLALDRVQIQQVLINLMRNGMEAMESSADTKTLGVRAGKNGNVVQIEVSDRGRGVENPEKIFEPFFTTKESGMGMGLAICRSIVESHGGKLLVEDNDDGGATFIFTLPIGASSAP
- a CDS encoding response regulator transcription factor; translated protein: MTMGDHIVYIVDDDARIREALSELLEAHGIRAVAYGSAGEYVEADKPDLPASLILDVELPDINGLELQKQIGGSDHPPIVFITGHGDIPSSVRAIKSGAVDFLTKPFSDEDLLAAVRTCLSQDRHARIERAELTNIREHYETLTPRERDVLPLVVSGLLNKQAAAELGISEVMLQVHRRNVMQKMAAASLADLVRMAEKLQIPVTHSRRAERSDR
- a CDS encoding response regulator; the protein is MRLLESLENLLESAGYSVRTFASAKALLDGGLSEIDCLITDIGMPVIDGFELLDLAKKARPDLPVFLITGRHEIGDQKRANAKDISGFFRKPFDGPTLLAALGDALRVTVGDDDDGAR
- a CDS encoding response regulator transcription factor gives rise to the protein MTEQGEVRRKTPSKSERKGDDPLVIIVDDDLAVREALQELLLSAGMQPMCFSSTREFLEADVLDLPGCLILDVRMPGASGLDLQRQLTDKGSTKPIIFLTGHGDIPMTVQAMKSGAVDFLTKPVRDQTLLDAVIAAIERDAADRARAAVVQSTVRRLETLTPREREVMAEVARGRLNKQIAFDLGISEVTVKLHRGNVMRKMEAASVGELIRAWEVLPGDIKGRATQP
- a CDS encoding SDR family NAD(P)-dependent oxidoreductase, whose protein sequence is MKRFSNKVAVITGGNSGIGFAIAQALVAEGAEVVVVGRRADAVEAAVTALGGRATGLSGDVSDLATHDRVAALVAERFGGADIYVANAGINLIQASPEVRPMDFDAQFFTNARGTFFGVQKIVPMLRDGGAILLTSSIAARKVLAGHAVYAGSKAAVEAFARSWALELKDRRIRVNVLSPGPTATPIIKKLGVAADALPDFERQVAQTIPLGRLGEAEELARAAMFLLSADSTFVTGVNLAVDGGISLV